gatatgcaaatgcttcccgttacacacgattgctatgtcaataaacatcattttgccaatattttagagaccatccaacatttcccaaatcatgttttcaaggaatctcatgtctgtttcaggggatctcggatcccccgagtacccccgtagtttgaacggtgagcaagcccattcacttttttatgctgataagagaattacaatgatttttcatgtgacaaaaatgtgcgattaaattgcgattaatcgcgagttaactatgacagtcgcgacattaatcgcgattaaatattttaatcgcttgacagaacTAGAATATAtcgaaagcgagcagtggcttctagattattagcatgctctaacactacgttcagactgcaacctgaaacgacccatacccgatttgttgtgaaatccgatttttttttgttaggccgttcacattaccaattatatgagacttgtatgcgatctccaatatgaacggaaaacgacccaaaagtgtcccgcatgcgcaaattgacacgtaataagcacatctacgtaatacgtaaacaaaaaaaaagcgcactcttccttcaagtttgcaagtaaagcatggagatgagacgagacctggcgatgtggtttttgtggcggcggcggaactcacacaataatctgattaatgtgggcagcagactaatgagaccgaaggtgtcaaattactggaaatttccagaacaatcttataatcttgtaatacaggatggtttaagttataaatcagttatagaaacttttatttaatcaggctaacagatcaacatccaggtccctaccaaatccaccattagcttgatcaattctataaaagtctgtttaaattctgaaaactgtaaaaatgttgttgttttccaccaaagaggcgggattagccaacgcagaatagtgacgtttgtctcttgttgatgacgtgtaggtcgcatgaatgtgacctgtccggtcagactgcagtcgcatgtgaaaataacggatatgcatcggatttaggaccacatatccaagcggcctgggtcacatgtgaaaaaaatctgatctgtgtcgttcagattgtcaataacaaatcggatacaggtcacatatgggcaaaaaaatcggatatgggtcgtttcagggtgcagtctgaacgtagtctaagtcattgctagttgtttgcactacggaagccgtttagaccaccagctatttcacttctggtaaaaccactaaggaaagaaagtcacgtgactgaaacccagcaataaagaATATGAAGGTATATAAAGTAACATTTTAGGTGTAGGTCTAAGTTCAAGAACTCAATATGAGatccattaattttttttttttgaagaccttATCTAATAAAGTCCACGTGATCTAAAAAGGCATTCAGAAATCTGATGAGTGAGTAGCCTGAAAGGCAAATGGTGAGGAGAGTACTGAAATGCAACCCTAGTTTATTCATCCCGAAAGAAACGTGTTAAACCATCCATAGTTCTTTCACAAGCTCCGCTTCTATGGCACCATAAAAACAGTCCCTATAAATGGTCTCTCTGCCACCGAGCCAAGGAAAGTTCTAACCTGCCGATGGGGACGTCGCATGGACACTAAATCTTAAATTCCGTGTCTGGTTGATTTCCATCATTTTGCTGTGTAGTTAAAGATTTGCGTAGGTGCTACATCTATAAATTGACAAAATGCTCATATAATATCCATAAGTAAAGAGTAAGGACTAAAATACATCtcctgtgctgttattggaaactaATGAACCACAGACTGGTGTGATGCTTTCTGATGCAAAGCGCAATTACTGTACCACTCtgatgtggattattttcctataacagcacatcctgtgaAGTGTTTTAGTACACTTACTACAACGATTTGCTAaagattactatttttttttaactgctaaAAAGCGCTGACACCAGAGATTCCTTCCATAGATGTTAACTAaaagtctccttacagaaaacttcaccatcttGACGGTTGTTTTTTAAATACCAACATggttttaatttgtttattgTTCAAGTTTAGATGACATGGAGTTGACATGAATTAATTATTATAAAAATGAGAACGTCTTTGAACTTCATTAACCCTTTTCACCTGTGATTTGTGTTCCAGCCACAGTTACAATCAAAGGTGCTGGAGGAGAAAATTAATCAAGacattagaaataaaaaaaatcttctATGTTGGAAAGCCCCAGCTCTGTCTTTCCAGTTCTATGTTCCAGCTGTGAACTTGAGATGCAtaaggtgcaaaaaaaaaaaagtgatttcaagctggattattattattaaatggagATTCGGGTTTATTTACTTGCATGAATGGTGGGTTTGGTTTAATCACTGCACGTTAGCCATTGTGTTTATGAAATCTTTCTAGTTTCAATAAAAATCCCATTTTTCTCAAGAGTGTTGGcatggaagaaacatgtctctgaTGCTATCTTCATCTCCATGTAGATTAAATAGTTGGGAGACAGCACTGCCATCTAAAGCATGTTTGGGCAGGATATTTTTTAACATGACTTCTATAGTCTTCCTCCTGCACTGTACTGTGTTTTCATTGtgagtgctttttttttaaataagccttTATTTTGTTGTCTTCCTCATGTCTGAGCTTTTTGCCTAACTTCTTGGTTCTTGCTGCTGCTGTCCTCCTAAGCGTTGGACTTTAGGGCGGCTCTCGGCGTTGAAAGCGCTGTCTGCTGTTAGCGCACACTTTTAGACAGGCTGTGTTTGTTTAATTTCATGTTATAGTTCCTTAAGAAACCTTTCTGCACTCTTGAAGAACAAGGAGCAACATTGTGTGGGCACCTCGGTTTTTCCCAGAAATTATGCTGTTTTTTCCTCATCAGTTTTCCTGTCCTGTACTGTGTGAAAAACAAGAATCAGAGCTCTGAATGTATTGACCAAATGTTTATGCTGTAAAACTACAGTCAAAGGAAACAAAGGCAGATAAAATGAGAGGTGAAATGGACAGGATGTTTCCACTGGACATCGAAGTTACCAGGAATTGAGAGTGAAcgagagaaaattaatcaatgacAGGGTAGTGTTGTGTGTCCCGAGATGTAGCGCTGTTATTGttgccaccctgaagttgatttatTTTCCTGAAATAGCATATCTTGAAGGGGGGGTggggttttttctttttctttttttttattcaattcctcttataaaatcacagcaatcccccccccccccccccccatgatttCAGTTTTTCATTTATTGAAGAACATGACATatattaactgtgtgtgtgttcacacctATCCTGAATCCTACAATTCCCTCTGTAAGCTTTTAGGAATATTAACATATTAATGTCATTAAATGGGCAAATCGCCCatttataaacctgtgatttgaattacagacaGAAACCCTTTCAGAACTGTTGTTGCAGAAAATGAATTAGTACTTCCTGACCACTCTGAATTTAAGCATTCAACAGCCCTGTGGTGGTTTTGATTTAGTTCATGTTTATGCTTCACTCCTTGTACTTGAACCTGAAGGCACTAAATTTCGAAACTGCAATTCAAAGCTGGATCCAGAATATGCAGGTAGGCAGTCCTCCAAGCACAATATTTGTTATGGTGCAGGAAAGCTAGGTCCGTGAACATCATAATATTTGGGTAAGAAAATTCAGGATCTGTGTTTGCTCTTGAGGATTACTTCCTCTACTGTTTTGACTCTTCAGGATGTCAGTCAAATGCGTGTTTTATTGTTGATTGACGCATCTCTCTCTAGTAGAGCTACCTACTACACCTTACACCACTTTAACTTCCCATGACAGCTGCAACACTTATTTGGAACTTAGTCATTGCCTGTCTCTAGATTTTCCCTGGAAACACAACTGGATTGATGCCAGGAAGATGCCACTTGCCTCTAGTCATCCATGCTGCATTAACGGGACCTGTTGGGTCCATGAGACTTGCCATGCTGGGGCAGGAAGGCACTAGAGCTAATGCTGTCCAGATATTTTAATTAGCCAGTAAACTTGTCTTCCATTCCAGCTGTCCTTCAAGTGTAGTAATGAGTGTGTGGGACAAATACAACATTCCAAATTCACTTCATTGTTGCTTGCGGTTTCGGATTCAAGACTGATTGATTGCGGCAAGCTTTCATAGCTTGGtgcttgattttctgtttgggtgCAGGCTGTTAATTTCAGTGACCTGTGCCTATGAAGAACCAAAGAACCTGAGGCATACGAAGATGCAAAGGCATCAGGATCTCTAAAATAAAGTGGTTTTATGTaacgtgtgtgtatataactTTCCATTAAGTATCCATTCAGTATGTGTGTCACTTGTCCATGAATAACATTACCCATCTGTAACCATGCAAGAGAGTCTGTCTCTTGGCTGAAACCTAATCACAGGATGACAAACCAGCACCCACAGTGTCAAGTGAGCATGTGTAAGCATATCCCACACTGAAAATCTTGGCTCCTCCATTTCCCAAGAGGGACTTGATCCTGTGATGCCGACAAGCCATGGGAAAGTATGGGAATATGACTGTCTTAAGGACCGTAAGGCATCTTGACAATGCACCTCAAACTGGTCCTCACTTGAGAACAGCTACGATGGCCCAGACAGTTGGGATCAGATGGTGGAGATAAAAACCTCAAAGGGGAATTCCATCCAACCATTCAGTGGTAAaaatgtgtggggttttttttccccaaaaaaatgttcagtttttgttttattttgcatGAATAGTTGTCTTCtctccattttttttaaaaataaaaacatgattCCTAGGTTTAAACACAATGCCTTTTTTCACAGACTGCCCAGTTTAAGCGGAGCACTTTACATGGAGCAGATCGAGCTTGGAGGCCTCAGCCATTTATTTTCATGAAGTGTTTGCTTTCCTTGGCATTGCAGGCCGTGCTCATAATTCTGGACGAGGCTAACAGGGTACTGAAGTTACTCTAGTGCCAGAGAACTACAGGCGTGTAAACGCCTGGGCTCCTGGCTAACAGTTATATTGGGAATATTCATGATGGCTATTCTATGCGCTCATCCACAAATGGTGCCGTTACTGTCACTTAGCAGTCATGAGTGGAGAACTTTTGAGTTGATTTTCTGAccttttaagtctttttttttttttaatttaaggtaTATTTCATTTTTGTAAATTTCAAGGATTTCCAACGAGGCTACATAAAGTATGAAACGGATGTTTTCATTTGCTACTGTTAGgagaacattataaagtgggcaTGACAAGTTAACATAATCAAAAGAATGCCAGCCAGATAGCCATTGGATTTTATTGGAAGTTGTACTGGCtacattattatttattcaaAACTTTTACTGCAATACGCCATCTTtgagagctcagccaaaactttcaTTTCCATTCATATTTTCCTGTgtgcaaattaaaaatttgcataAAAACATAACTGCATTATGGTTTGTGTTTCTCGTGTTCTTTTTGCCACCATTTCATTTATTCAAACAGGTAACTGACCATttagaagaaaaggaaagaatccTTCCATTTATACAGGAAAATGACCGATGTGTCCGAATACCAGCTCACTATCATGGCTCAAATTAGGGGGTGAATGTATGCAAACCAAGGGCACTCCAGGGCCTCACATTTAGATTGAGAATAGAGAGGCATTGTGGCACAGGCACTGCTGTCCTCACATTCAACCCACGCTAGGGGAATGCCAGCAGGTACTAATGGGGGCAGATGGCATACATGGCATACTAATGGCATAGAACTGAGGCTGAACCTTCAGGGTCATGTTTGGGACGAGAAGGAGAATTCATATGGAAATGACACTGGTGCTGCCAAACAAAAAGGGACACGACTTAATGGAACTGGTGAAATCAGAGTTGACACATTTCTGGGAGCGTTTTTGTGGAAGTCCATCTTGGTGGGGTGGGGGAGAGGGGTTGCAGTGTTTAACATATAAAACAAATCAGTAGCGATGTTTGGAAAGCCTCACGGAAAGGTtgtggtttttttcttttctttttttccctggtACCACAGCGAGAATCTTAAATGCTGCTTGGTTCATGGCCACTAGATGGGAACAACAGTTTCTTTCTTCTGATGGATGAGAAGAGCTAACAAACTGTTTTAAGTATCTGCACTTGAATTTTCAAATCGCTACGTTTCTCTATACTCATATATCTATGCGTGCCAAGTCATAAGGTGACTTTTAAGCATTTAGCTTGAGCTCAATTGCAAACAAATGTCATTTTTTAACTGATGTGAGCAATAATAAAACCTGTTACACCTCTCCCTGTACTCTATTTGCTGCTGTGtacagtttgtatttttcaagaccTTTTGTATTGTGACGGCTCTCTGGTAGCAGCTAATTTTTATTGACCGTTATCATGCTAGCTACCATTTTAGAGATTAGGAATGAAGCTGTTTTACATTTCCTGATTGTTTGAGGTGGTAGTAGTACCATCAAGCGTAATGCATGTGGTGAAGTTTTACTTAGTTTTGAGtaaagctttaaaggaacagtccaccgtacttccataatgaaatatgctcttatctgaattgagacaagctgctccgtacctctccgagctttgcgcgacctcccagtcagtcagacgcgctgtcactcctgttagcaatgtagctaggctcagtatggccaatggtattttttggggctgtagttagatgcgaccaaactcttccacgtttttcctgtttacataggtttatatgaccagtgacatgaaacaagttcagttacacaaattgaaacgtggcgattttctatgctatggaaagtccgcactataatgataggcgtactaacaccttctgcgcgcttcggcagtgcattgatacggagctcagatatcaatgcgctgccgatttTTAAAGTACGACTATTTTGTTGAAATATCTTCAATTTAACATTACAATTTATGATCTATGGCCTAGCGTGTCGCCGCATTGTTGTGGCATGTGCGCTTGTTTTTCAAGCACCGCAGCGGAATATCGACGGCATCGAAAATGGAAGCTCGGTATTAAAGCGCGgaggcttctgggaagggtgagctggcCCGTTAAGTAGCTTAAATGAAGAATTCGAAGTTGTACTTGGATGTCagtgcagagcattttttaacatagttactggccagatttggtctcctagtcaatgccaaaccagcttcactgggagaccaaattttaaaccaagttatgtcttatcatttggttcaatcagttgcaattaattaaccaagtaccatgtaagtatacatttaacaaggaaaacgaagatctatgttataagatatacacacaagatcatgttggttaagaaaaacaaaactaaaatttggttactgagatggctgatgtcagaatccgatgtcattactgtgtaactttggccctgcccacacggcaacggattcaggtgaatccgatcaaattttttatcgtttcggcctggcgtccacacggcaccggcattttgggtgccccaaaacgatattttttgagaacggtttccagagtggaaaaatctggtaacgccgccgttgcaaagtcgtctggatgagtagaacggatttgtttacgatgacgtcacaaccacatgattagaacaagcagcactctcgcgtgcatcattcgtaacaacagcaacaacggcggaccccagagtagtagtagttcagtgccgggtagaagaaggggtttatgcgcatgcgtcctactttttctattgttctggtgtctccgatgggaccgtcttacagcgcacgtagaggtgtggcatgtgtattgcatcgttttcagcaagcgttgtgttgccgtatgtacctgatattttactggtctgttgcccatgtggacgcgatatttttttttttacccgctaaaaaaaaaatctcgttgtcgtgtggatgtagcctttgagtgtctttgacataacatttgtgcttggtaattgctcttgatagctgtgtagccactgtagtgtgtttgtctgtatggtgattggtgaaccattttgcatcacagaatatgccgcagcggtgcagccgcatggactctggggcctgtgattgtattgcccagaccagttggtctcatctcatctcattatctctagccgctttatccttctacagggttgcaggcaagctggagcctatcccagctgactacgggcgaaaggcggggtacaccctggacaagtcgccaggtcatcacagggctgacacatatggcccttttccactaccctttttcagctcgcttcagctcacttcagcccgacacggctcgcgtttcgactaccaaaaaccagcacgactcagctcgcttcagccctgcttagcccctaaaactcgcaccgttttggagtggggctgaagcgagccaaagcgagccgagtgaggttgggggcgtgagcagacactcccctgtgcactgattggtgaggaggagtgtcctcacatgcccacacacgccccgcgagcacgctgggatctgtaaacaccgtaaacccggaagaagaataattacgaattacgagaatttctgaagccttatgcgcctcgcctcatctatacgctcttgccagtatctgtccgcgttgtcggtgacaacaagccacagcaccaagaccagcaacactaacgactccatgtcctccatgtttattgtttactatccgggtcgtgagactaccgcttaaaagatcactgatgtcactgtttgcgctgcttaacgacatcacgtgacgtccacccactttcgctaactccacccaatgtgtccacccacttccagccagcacgattcagcgcggttgtagtcgaaatgcaactccaacagccccactcagctcgacacggctcagccgcgtttgtagtggaaaagcggcaatagacacagacaaccattcacactcacattcacacctacagtcaatttagagtcaccagttaacctaacctgcatgtctttgggggaaaccggagcacccggaggaaacccacgcggacaacatgcaaactccacacagaaaggccctcgccggccacggggctcgaacccggaccttcttattttgaggcgacagcgctaaccactacaccaccgtgccaccctccagttggtctcctagttgaaaatccttaaaaaatgctccgtGTCAGTGAGTGTTAGTAATCCGATTCAGTGACACAAATCGAGTATTACTGTATATTGTGAGTTTTAATCTGTTGTCAAGGCTGTAATGCTGTTAAAAAGGGCGCCATGTTTAGTTTCCTTAACTTTAATTCAAACATAAACACACCTGCAGTGACTTGCTTTATAACAAACTAGTATTGTTACTCATTGCGCATTCAttccactcacacacagctctatTTACTCTGGAATATTATTAGCCATATAAATGGATTCTCTCTCAGGGCAATTGTAAGCATGCGGTATTTTGGCTGAGCGCCACGGGCGAGGAGGCGGAGTCTGTCGGCCCCGCCCAGTTAGcaggaaacacagagagagagagagagagagcgcgcgctccGGTTTATCTAAGCTGCGACCGCACGAGACGAGACAGGACGCGCGCGCGTTTACTTTCACTTTGACTGCTCACGCGCGGCACGCTGGTCGGAGAAATGTTTTGGATCCAGAGTGAAGAGTGAAGTGTTTCACCGTGGAATGTTATTTGCTTTTAGAAGACCACGGACCAGTCCAAGCATATTTTGCATTCGGCTTTATTTCCCAACATGCCTGGATTAAAACCAGCTCCGGTGTTTATGACATGGAGAACTTTATGAACTTGTTCGCCTGCTCATGATGGACTGCTGGATTTTTAAATTCTGTGCCATTACTATGGCATGTCACGTGACCGTTGTGGTCCTCCTGTGCCAACTAGTGACTGCTGCGTTCCCGCTGGAGATCGGAGGTTATGATGGTGGTGAGTGGGGCAGACCGACAAAATGCGAGAAGATCACCATTCCTATGTGCCAAGGAATCGGGTACAACATGACCAGGATGCCCAACTTCATGAAATATGATAGTCAAGAGGAGGCAAGTAGAAAACTCAGCGAATTTGCTCCTCTGGTGGAATACGGCTGTGATGTGCACCTCCGCTTCTTCCTGTGTTCCCTCTATGTGCCCATGTGTACAGACAAAGTGTCCAACACTATCCCGGCATGCCGGCCTATGTGCGAGCAAGCGAGGCAGAAATGCTCTCCTATTATGGAGCAATTCAGATTCAGCTGGCCAGATTCGTTGAACTGTTCCAAGCTGCCAACCAATAATGACCCTAATTCACTGTGCATTGAGGCTCCAGAGAATGACACAGTGCCTGAGACTAGGAAAGGAGAAGGCATGCTACCTGTTCCTGCCAGACCCAGGCAGTCTGGTAGCGGGCATGAACAATCATCTGGGTCTTGTGAGAACCAGGAGAAGTACCAGTATGTGGAGAGGAGCAAGTCATGTGCACCACGATGCACCCCTACTGTAGATGTGTTCTGGTCCAGGCAAGACAAGGATTTTGCTTTTATCTGGATGGTCGTGTGGTCTACTCTTTGCTTCGTCTCGACTGCATTCACAGTCCTCACCTTCCTCCTGGACCCACAACGCTTTCAGTACCCTGAGAGGCCTATTATCTTCCTGTCCATGTGCTACAACGTCTACTCGGTGGCTTTCATCATCCGTTCTGTGGCAGGCGCTGAGAACATTGCCTGTGACAGGGAAAATGGGCAGCTTTATATCATACAAGAGGGCTTAGAGAGCACAGGCTGTACCATAGTCTTCCTCATTCTGTATTACTTTGGCATGGCCAGCTCTATCTGGTGGGTCATTCTCGCACTTACCTGGTTCCTTGCAGCTGGCAGGAAATGGGGGCATGAAGCCATCGAGGCTCACAGCAGCTACTTTCACATGATCGCCTGGGGCATCCCGGCTTTGAAGACCATAATCATTCTCACCATGCGCAAAGTGGCAGGTGATGAGTTGACCGGACTGTGCTACGTTGGTAGTATGGACACCAACGCTTTAACCGGGTTTGTTCTCATCCCTCTTTCCTGCTATCTGATCATCGGTACCTCTTTTGTCCTTACCGGTTTTGTTGCACTGTTCCACATCCGTAAGATCATGAAAACCGAGGGCACCAACACAGAAAAGCTGGAAAAGCTCATGTTTAAGATCGGCATCTTCTCTGTCCTTTACACCGTCCCCGCTACTTGCGTGATCATCTGCTACTTCTACGAGAGACTCAACATGGACTACTGGAAGTTTCGTGCCCTGAAGAGCAAGTGCGTCTCTTTTCCTGGACGAAGGGTTGAGGACTGCTCGCTGGAGTCTTCTGTGCCTACTGTAGCAGTGTTCATGCTGAAGATATTCATGTCCTTAGTGGTGGGCATTACCAGTGGGGTCTGGGTGTGGAGCTCAAAGACTCTTCAGACTTGGCAAGGCTTGTGCACCAGGAGGTTGTCCATGAGGACGACTCACAAACCCTGTCCGAGCATCAACTGCAGCAGCTCCCACTGTCATTACAAAGTGACTGCATTCCATGCAAACAAAAGTGACTCGTGCGCAGACAGTCCCACGAGGGTTTGACAAACTGGTGGCACTTTGGATGTAATTTGACATCATTTGAACAAAACGGGCATCTTAAATGCCTACCCTTGTCAACAAAAGCATTTAAAAGCTTCAGCCATATAAAACAGAAACAGTAAAGGCAAAGACTGTAACAGGTCATGCTGAGTGATGGCACGGTTTTGTGGTGCAACTGAAATGTAAATACAGACTTCAACATTTCATCTTGAACT
Above is a window of Neoarius graeffei isolate fNeoGra1 chromosome 28, fNeoGra1.pri, whole genome shotgun sequence DNA encoding:
- the fzd9a gene encoding frizzled-9; translated protein: MMDCWIFKFCAITMACHVTVVVLLCQLVTAAFPLEIGGYDGGEWGRPTKCEKITIPMCQGIGYNMTRMPNFMKYDSQEEASRKLSEFAPLVEYGCDVHLRFFLCSLYVPMCTDKVSNTIPACRPMCEQARQKCSPIMEQFRFSWPDSLNCSKLPTNNDPNSLCIEAPENDTVPETRKGEGMLPVPARPRQSGSGHEQSSGSCENQEKYQYVERSKSCAPRCTPTVDVFWSRQDKDFAFIWMVVWSTLCFVSTAFTVLTFLLDPQRFQYPERPIIFLSMCYNVYSVAFIIRSVAGAENIACDRENGQLYIIQEGLESTGCTIVFLILYYFGMASSIWWVILALTWFLAAGRKWGHEAIEAHSSYFHMIAWGIPALKTIIILTMRKVAGDELTGLCYVGSMDTNALTGFVLIPLSCYLIIGTSFVLTGFVALFHIRKIMKTEGTNTEKLEKLMFKIGIFSVLYTVPATCVIICYFYERLNMDYWKFRALKSKCVSFPGRRVEDCSLESSVPTVAVFMLKIFMSLVVGITSGVWVWSSKTLQTWQGLCTRRLSMRTTHKPCPSINCSSSHCHYKVTAFHANKSDSCADSPTRV